The Daucus carota subsp. sativus chromosome 7, DH1 v3.0, whole genome shotgun sequence genome window below encodes:
- the LOC108194744 gene encoding uncharacterized protein LOC108194744: MYAKSEQMHNPSRHVGPVPNRRFIDRNRALGHQRIYRDYFGDNPTYPDYIFRRRFRMRRNLFSRIVEAFESHDSYFVQRFNVVGVPGLSTLQKITAAMRIIAYGVFVDVVDDYIRIAKSTAIESVRKFVIAIVHIFGEQYLRSPNDADIQRLMEVAEQRRFSRMLGSIDCMHWRWKNCPTAWHGAFLCRYHEPTIILEAIASHDLWIWHAYFGLPGSLNDINLLDRSNLFSEWAEGRAPKTISAPQGNKRKHFAQMQESARKDVERDFGVLQARFVIVRGPARFWDIETLKHIMLACIVMHNMIIEDERDLQNLDYDYETFDEALSIQISHENTSTTQEFMQFHHRIRDKSAHIQLQNDLVEHLWEKFGG; this comes from the exons ATGTATGCAAAATCAGAGCAGATGCACAATCCAAGTCGTCATGTCGGGCCAGTTCCTAATCGTCGATTTATTGATCGTAATAGAGCATTAGGTCATCAACGTATATATAGGGATTATTTTGGCGACAATCCTACATATCCCGATTATATTTTTCGTAGAAGATTTCGTATGCGAAGAAATTTGTTCTCGCGAATTGTAGAAGCCTTCGAGTCCCACGACTCATACTTTGTGCAAAGGTTTAATGTTGTTGGAGTCCCAGGACTATCAACACTTCAAAAGATAACTGCTGCAATGAGAATTATCGCATACGGAGTATTCGTTGATGTCGTAGATGATTACATTCGTATTGCTAAAAGCACAGCCATCGAAAGTGTTAGAAAATTTGTGATAGCAATTGTTCATATATTTGGTGAGCAGTACTTAAGAAGTCCAAATGACGCTGACATTCAAAGGTTAATGGAGGTGGCTGAACAGAGGAGATTTTCGAGAATGTTAGGTAGCATAGATTGTATGCATTGGAGGTGGAAGAACTGTCCAACCGCGTGGCATGGGGCTTTTTTATGTCGTTATCATGAGCCAACTATCATTCTTGAAGCTATAGCTTCACATGATCTTTGGATATGGCACGCTTACTTTGGATTACCAGGGTCACTGAATGATATAAATCTTTTGGATCGTTCTAATTTATTTTCTGAATGGGCAGAAGGACGAGCACCCAAA ACAATTTCTGCTCCCCAAGGGAATAAAAGAAAGCATTTTGCTCAAATGCAAGAGTCGGCCAGAAAAGACGTTGAACGAGATTTCGGAGTGCTTCAAGCCAGATTTGTTATAGTGCGTGGACCAGCTCGTTTTTGGGATATTGAGACACTTAAACACATCATGTTAGCATGTATAGTGATGCATAATATGATTATTGAAGATGAAAGGGATCTACAAAATCTAGATTATGATTATGAGACATTTGACGAAGCACTTTCTATTCAAATATCACATGAAAACACAAGTACAACTCAAGAATTTATGCAGTTTCACCATCGAATTAGAGATAAAAGTGCTCATATTCAGCTTCAAAATGACCTTGTGGAGCATTTATGGGAAAAATTTGGTGGGTAG
- the LOC108194745 gene encoding glutathione S-transferase T3-like, producing MRHAWPPHWTVERTRCGEVASHFRGGAVGVHFETNSSDQVSSFLDMLNSEYSEYEELARPTQNFYFSQRIGEEKIVEATPVPSQVSPEKAKEKRARTKNFTKQEDEMLIPAWESISLDSITGSDQTNGTYWQRIQSYFMKHKYFKSDRSITSLTHRWSVIQLGVNKFQGFYNQFDGRSGFTELDKIAHAKKLYKDVLNVTFSLEHCWNMLRHLLKWNTEFATKKSKARKESPPLSSSQECEMLEKSEFERPVGRKAAKELQKKKKREWEVNVMIMVELQFWNK from the exons ATGCGCCACGCGTGGCCACCTCATTGGACCGTGGAAAGGACTCGGTGCGGTGAGGTGGCGAGTCATTTTCGAGGGGGTGCGGTGGGA GTGCATTTCGAGACGAATTCCAGTGATCAAGTGTCTTCATTTCTGGACATGCTTAACTCAGAATATTCTGAGTATGAGGAGCTTGCAAGGCCAACTCAAAacttttatttttcacaaagaATCGGTGAAGAAAAAATTGTTGAAGCAACTcctgttccatctcaagtttctCCGgaaaaagcaaaagaaaaaaggGCTAGAACTAAAAATTTTACAAAGCAAGAAGATGAAATGCTTATTCCAGCGTGGGAAAGTATTTCACTAGATTCGATTACGGgttctgatcaaacaaatggTACTTATTGGCAGAGAATACAAAGCTATTTTATGAAACATAAATACTTCAAATCTGATCGTAGTATCACTTCGTTAACGCACCGCTGGTCTGTGATTCAACTTGGAGTCAACAAATTTCAAGGATTTTATAACCAATTTGATGGACGGAGTGGGTTTACAGAACTTGATAAG ATTGCACATGCAAAGAAGCTGTATAAGGATGTTCTCAATGTTACCTTTTCTCTGGAGCATTGCTGGAATATGCTAAGGCATTTGCTGAAATGGAATACTGAGTTTGCTACCAAAAAATCGAAAGCTCGGAAAGAAAGTCCCCCACTTTCTTCCTCACAAGAATGTGAAATGTTAGagaaatcagaatttgaaaggCCTGTTGGAAGAAAGGCTGCTAAAGAgctgcaaaagaaaaaaaaaagagaatggGAAGTGAATGTGATGATAATGGTGGAGCTGCAATTTTGGAACAAATGA
- the LOC108193516 gene encoding uncharacterized protein LOC108193516, whose protein sequence is MTTSKRLADKKVQRFQKNITKRGAVPETVSKKGEKYPVGPILLGFFVFVVVGSSLFQIIRTATSGGMA, encoded by the exons ATG ACAACATCAAAGCGACTTGCTGATAAGAAGGTGCAACGGTTCCAGAAAAATATCACCAAGCGTGGAGCTGTGCCAGAAACAGTCTCAAAAAAAGGGGAGAAATATCCTGTCGGCCCTATATTGCTCGGGTTTTTTGTGTTTGTGGTGGTTGGCTCAT CTCTATTTCAGATAATCAGGACAGCTACTAGCGGGGGAATGGCTTAA
- the LOC108193515 gene encoding meiotic nuclear division protein 1 homolog isoform X1 encodes MSKKRGLSLDEKREKMLQIFYDSQDFYLLKELEKLGPKKGVISQSVKDVIQSLVDDDLVFKDKIGTSVYFWSLPSCAGNQLRNVYQKLEFDLRGSKKRMTELVEQCNDLKKGREDSDEREEALSKLKAAEQKHKELKDEMAQFADNDPAAFEAMKSAIEVAHAAANRWTDNTFTLQQWCSKNFPNAKEQLEHLYEEVGINEDFDYLELPAIPVSEVCEQEEANP; translated from the exons ATG TCGAAGAAAAGAGGACTTTCATTGGATGAGAAGCGAGAGAAGATGCTTCAGATCTTCTATGACTCCCAAGACTTCTACCTT CTCAAGGAACTTGAAAAATTAGGCCCGAAGAAGGGTGTCATATCCCAATCTGTTAAAGATGTTATACAAAGTCTAGTAGATGATGACCTTGTCTTCAAAGATAAAATAGGAACTTCT GTATACTTTTGGAGCCTCCCTAGTTGCGCTGGGAATCAG CTAAGGAATGTGTATCAAaaacttgaatttgatttaCGAGGCAGTAAGAAGCGGATGACAGAACTTGTTGAGCAATGTAATGATTTAAAGAAGGGCCGTGAAGACTCT GATGAAAGAGAGGAAGCTTTGAGCAAGCTGAAAGCTGCTGAACAGAAACACAAGGAACTAAAG GATGAAATGGCCCAATTTGCAGACAACGATCCAGCTGCCTTCGAAGCTATGA AAAGTGCTATAGAAGTTGCCCATGCAGCAGCTAACAGATGGACAG ATAACACATTCACACTGCAACAATGGTGTTCAAAAAACTTTCCTAATGCTAAAGAGCAGCTGGAGCACTTGTATGAGGAG GTAGGAATCAATGAGGATTTTGACTACTTGGAATTGCCAGCAATCCCTGTCAGCGAGGTTTGTGAACAGGAAGAAGCGAATCCATAG
- the LOC108193515 gene encoding meiotic nuclear division protein 1 homolog isoform X2: protein MLQIFYDSQDFYLLKELEKLGPKKGVISQSVKDVIQSLVDDDLVFKDKIGTSVYFWSLPSCAGNQLRNVYQKLEFDLRGSKKRMTELVEQCNDLKKGREDSDEREEALSKLKAAEQKHKELKDEMAQFADNDPAAFEAMKSAIEVAHAAANRWTDNTFTLQQWCSKNFPNAKEQLEHLYEEVGINEDFDYLELPAIPVSEVCEQEEANP from the exons ATGCTTCAGATCTTCTATGACTCCCAAGACTTCTACCTT CTCAAGGAACTTGAAAAATTAGGCCCGAAGAAGGGTGTCATATCCCAATCTGTTAAAGATGTTATACAAAGTCTAGTAGATGATGACCTTGTCTTCAAAGATAAAATAGGAACTTCT GTATACTTTTGGAGCCTCCCTAGTTGCGCTGGGAATCAG CTAAGGAATGTGTATCAAaaacttgaatttgatttaCGAGGCAGTAAGAAGCGGATGACAGAACTTGTTGAGCAATGTAATGATTTAAAGAAGGGCCGTGAAGACTCT GATGAAAGAGAGGAAGCTTTGAGCAAGCTGAAAGCTGCTGAACAGAAACACAAGGAACTAAAG GATGAAATGGCCCAATTTGCAGACAACGATCCAGCTGCCTTCGAAGCTATGA AAAGTGCTATAGAAGTTGCCCATGCAGCAGCTAACAGATGGACAG ATAACACATTCACACTGCAACAATGGTGTTCAAAAAACTTTCCTAATGCTAAAGAGCAGCTGGAGCACTTGTATGAGGAG GTAGGAATCAATGAGGATTTTGACTACTTGGAATTGCCAGCAATCCCTGTCAGCGAGGTTTGTGAACAGGAAGAAGCGAATCCATAG